A section of the Paenibacillus aurantius genome encodes:
- a CDS encoding aldo/keto reductase: protein MKYRTLGGTGLQVSALSFGASSLGSVFRETDESESIRTVEEAVDSGINLIDVSPYYGLTKAETVLGKAIASIPRDRFLLSTKAGRYGDREFDFSERRILQSVEESLARLQTDYVDILFLHDIEFVPFDEVAEGAFRALETLKQSGKIRFGGVSGLPLTVFEKALAHTSLDAVLSYCHYSLNDTSLLSLLPLLEEWGVGLVNASPLSMGLLGHRPVAEWHPASGEIKRVCREAAAYCERQGADLAKLAVQFATANERIPTTLVSTANPEHIRRNVQWTEEPMDESLLKEVLRILEPIRNQTWVSGLPEYNPELPS from the coding sequence GTGAAGTACCGCACATTGGGAGGGACGGGGCTGCAGGTATCGGCGCTTAGCTTCGGCGCCTCGTCACTCGGATCCGTTTTTCGGGAAACCGACGAGTCGGAAAGCATCCGAACCGTGGAGGAAGCGGTGGACAGCGGCATCAACCTGATCGACGTGTCCCCTTATTACGGCTTGACGAAGGCGGAGACGGTGCTTGGCAAAGCGATCGCTTCGATCCCGCGGGACCGGTTCCTGCTGTCGACAAAGGCCGGGCGTTACGGGGACCGGGAGTTCGATTTCTCAGAGCGCCGCATTCTGCAAAGTGTTGAGGAAAGCTTGGCCCGGCTGCAGACCGATTATGTGGACATCCTGTTCCTCCATGATATCGAATTCGTTCCGTTCGATGAGGTGGCGGAGGGTGCGTTCCGTGCACTGGAGACCCTTAAGCAGTCCGGCAAAATCCGGTTCGGTGGGGTGTCCGGACTTCCCCTGACCGTTTTCGAGAAGGCCCTTGCCCATACTTCGCTCGACGCGGTGCTGTCCTACTGCCACTATTCCTTGAACGACACCAGCCTGTTGAGCCTTCTTCCTCTGCTGGAGGAATGGGGAGTCGGCCTCGTGAACGCTTCGCCGCTCTCGATGGGCCTCCTGGGTCATCGTCCGGTGGCCGAATGGCATCCCGCAAGCGGGGAGATCAAACGGGTGTGCCGGGAAGCGGCCGCCTATTGCGAACGTCAGGGGGCGGACCTCGCCAAGCTCGCCGTTCAATTCGCGACGGCGAATGAGCGCATCCCCACGACCTTGGTCAGTACGGCCAATCCGGAACATATCCGCCGCAACGTCCAATGGACCGAGGAGCCGATGGACGAGTCCCTGTTGAAGGAAGTGCTCCGCATCCTGGAGCCGATCCGCAACCAAACCTGGGTAAGCGGGCTGCCGGAGTATAATCCGGAATTGCCTTCCTGA
- a CDS encoding ABC transporter permease: MSNPTVQLSASRETALRLQRRRRFRMNIPLLVMFSPILVYFILFKYVPMGGLIIAFKQYNLADGILGSPWTGLDNFRLLFNSPMMVTIIKNTFVISILSVLVSFPFPILLAILLNEVRGMVYKRTIQTLVYLPHFLNWVIIGSFVVLIFAQEQGVINKIISALGGEKIQFLYNKSTWLGVFLGSGIWKEAGFGAIIYLAALGNIDPSLYESSSIDGANKLRQMWHITIPGIAPVIILMLILSMEHVMDVGFDQIYVLKNPMVGDIANVISVWSYEVGLGRGQFSITTALGFFQSLVGLVLVLTANKIARKFGQGLW; encoded by the coding sequence ATGAGTAATCCTACTGTTCAGCTGAGCGCTTCCCGGGAGACCGCTCTGCGCTTGCAAAGGAGAAGGCGTTTCCGGATGAACATCCCGCTCTTGGTTATGTTCTCGCCGATCCTCGTTTATTTCATTCTGTTTAAATACGTCCCGATGGGCGGGCTTATCATCGCCTTTAAGCAGTACAACCTGGCTGACGGCATTCTGGGCAGCCCTTGGACGGGACTGGATAACTTCCGGCTTCTGTTCAATAGTCCCATGATGGTCACGATCATCAAGAACACCTTCGTGATCTCCATCCTGTCGGTCCTGGTGTCCTTTCCCTTCCCGATTCTTCTCGCCATCCTCCTTAATGAGGTGCGGGGAATGGTATACAAACGGACGATCCAGACGCTGGTGTATTTGCCGCATTTTTTGAACTGGGTTATTATCGGTTCGTTTGTGGTTCTCATTTTCGCCCAGGAACAAGGCGTCATCAACAAAATCATCTCGGCGCTCGGAGGGGAGAAAATCCAGTTTCTTTATAACAAGTCCACCTGGCTCGGGGTTTTTCTGGGCTCCGGCATCTGGAAGGAAGCGGGGTTCGGGGCCATCATCTACCTGGCGGCACTCGGCAATATCGACCCTAGCCTGTATGAATCCTCGAGCATCGACGGGGCCAACAAGCTGAGGCAGATGTGGCACATTACGATTCCCGGCATTGCGCCGGTCATTATTCTGATGCTGATTCTCTCGATGGAGCATGTCATGGATGTCGGCTTCGATCAAATTTATGTGCTCAAGAATCCGATGGTCGGCGATATTGCGAACGTCATCAGCGTCTGGAGCTACGAGGTAGGGCTTGGCCGCGGCCAGTTCAGTATAACGACGGCGCTCGGCTTCTTTCAGTCCTTGGTCGGCCTGGTCCTCGTGCTCACTGCGAACAAAATCGCCCGGAAATTTGGCCAAGGGCTATGGTAA
- a CDS encoding carbohydrate ABC transporter permease, which yields MRTSLGEKIFYGVNAFLLGLLGISCILPILHIVSLSLSSEHAVMSGFVGLWPVGFTTDSYKLLIEGTNIVNAFKNSVVITVVGTALNILFTILAAYPLSRTYFYWRKPLSLLIVFTMLFTAGLIPSYLLIKSLGLVNSYGALWLPALVSVYNLLVLKTFFENIPGELEDAARIDGCSETRLIMQIMLPLSMPVIATLVLFYAVGHWNSFFNVMIYINSSDKHNLTVLVQQMIMNSQLAQQVTEGQFSDDLTQSVTPQSIQSAGVIAMLLPMLIVYPFLQKYFVKGVMIGSIKG from the coding sequence ATGAGAACATCTTTAGGAGAAAAAATTTTTTACGGAGTCAATGCCTTCCTGCTTGGGCTCCTCGGCATCAGCTGCATCCTGCCGATTCTACACATCGTATCCCTGTCCTTAAGCTCGGAGCACGCGGTGATGTCCGGCTTCGTCGGACTCTGGCCGGTCGGGTTTACGACGGATTCCTATAAGCTGCTGATCGAGGGGACCAACATCGTGAACGCCTTTAAGAACAGCGTGGTGATCACCGTCGTGGGGACGGCCTTGAATATCCTCTTCACCATTCTTGCCGCTTATCCGCTGTCCCGGACGTATTTCTACTGGAGAAAGCCGCTCAGTCTATTGATCGTCTTTACCATGCTCTTTACGGCCGGCCTTATCCCGAGCTATTTGCTGATCAAAAGCCTGGGACTTGTCAATAGCTATGGGGCCTTGTGGCTGCCGGCTCTTGTGAGTGTCTACAACCTTCTGGTTCTAAAAACCTTTTTCGAGAACATCCCGGGGGAGCTGGAGGACGCGGCGCGGATCGACGGCTGCAGCGAAACGAGACTCATCATGCAGATCATGCTTCCACTGTCCATGCCGGTGATCGCCACCCTGGTGCTGTTCTATGCGGTAGGCCACTGGAATTCGTTCTTTAATGTTATGATCTATATCAATTCCTCCGACAAGCATAACCTGACCGTGCTCGTCCAGCAGATGATCATGAACAGCCAGCTGGCCCAGCAGGTGACGGAAGGCCAATTCAGCGACGACCTGACCCAGTCGGTCACCCCCCAGTCGATTCAATCGGCCGGTGTCATCGCCATGCTGCTTCCGATGCTGATCGTGTATCCTTTCCTGCAGAAGTATTTTGTCAAAGGGGTTATGATCGGCTCGATCAAAGGATAG
- a CDS encoding type 2 periplasmic-binding domain-containing protein — protein sequence MINKKKSALLAMTTVLAAGSLLAACGKEGDKGEGAGKASEGADGKKGKISVMVYDRGRVPAEEGTYDKNRWTEWINKNAPAEVTFVPIPRNKPEDKLNVLLASGSAPDFIQDYNPLNKNAWYASKQLMPLDDLIEKHSVEYKALLNKYPILRKLGTQDDGKLYEVGAFTQTDINWVFLVRNDWLKKLNLEVPKTTEELYNVAKAFTENDPDGNGKKDTFGISLGGGFNQNIFNWIFGLPGAGYALEDGKMVYPWKQMEAIADFKKRLYQDGLIDKDFAADANGEKAKRDFVNGKIGFYTMQWADVKATFEALKKNVPDAQLVPIALPKSSFGQFVPALNPPAQTPGVVNAAAKDPVAVIKYIDFLNKEDTVKALKWGLEGEHYKLDANGCPAPVNLEKNKKEKDWNADYSMVSSSTDATRKCDPRIMEIDTSSPVGQEYKAILETARKIYLNPATPMPGFFLNAPAKPNELDMIEQSVSKLGDEYTKAIVTKDYTPEKATQTAKDMWTKAGGGKIDEWYNTFYSKNKDKIVTVTDIYEKK from the coding sequence ATGATCAACAAAAAGAAAAGCGCCCTGCTGGCGATGACGACCGTTCTGGCGGCGGGTTCCTTACTCGCAGCCTGCGGCAAAGAAGGGGATAAAGGCGAAGGCGCCGGGAAAGCTTCGGAGGGCGCGGACGGCAAGAAGGGCAAAATCTCGGTGATGGTTTACGACAGAGGCCGGGTGCCGGCTGAGGAAGGGACCTATGACAAGAACCGCTGGACGGAGTGGATTAACAAGAATGCTCCGGCCGAAGTGACGTTCGTTCCCATTCCGCGCAACAAACCGGAAGACAAGCTGAACGTCCTTCTTGCTTCGGGCTCCGCGCCTGATTTCATTCAGGATTACAATCCATTGAACAAGAATGCCTGGTATGCGTCGAAGCAGCTGATGCCGCTCGATGACCTGATCGAGAAGCACAGCGTGGAATACAAGGCTCTCCTGAACAAGTATCCGATCCTGCGCAAGCTGGGTACCCAAGACGATGGCAAGCTCTATGAGGTCGGAGCGTTCACCCAAACGGATATCAACTGGGTTTTCCTGGTGAGGAACGACTGGCTGAAGAAGCTGAACCTGGAAGTGCCGAAGACGACCGAGGAATTGTATAATGTCGCCAAGGCCTTCACAGAGAACGATCCGGATGGCAACGGCAAGAAGGATACGTTCGGGATCTCCCTTGGAGGAGGATTTAACCAAAATATCTTCAACTGGATCTTTGGTCTGCCTGGCGCCGGCTATGCTCTGGAGGACGGCAAAATGGTCTATCCGTGGAAGCAGATGGAGGCGATTGCCGACTTCAAGAAGCGGTTGTACCAGGACGGTCTGATCGATAAAGATTTCGCGGCGGATGCCAATGGGGAGAAGGCCAAGCGGGATTTTGTCAATGGCAAGATCGGCTTCTACACGATGCAGTGGGCGGACGTGAAGGCGACCTTCGAAGCCCTGAAGAAGAACGTACCGGACGCCCAGCTTGTGCCGATCGCGCTGCCTAAGAGCTCCTTCGGTCAATTCGTTCCCGCCCTGAATCCGCCGGCTCAAACGCCTGGAGTGGTTAACGCCGCAGCCAAGGATCCGGTTGCCGTCATCAAATATATCGACTTCCTGAACAAAGAGGACACGGTCAAGGCCCTGAAGTGGGGACTCGAGGGCGAGCATTATAAACTCGATGCCAATGGCTGCCCGGCCCCGGTTAACCTCGAGAAGAACAAGAAGGAAAAAGACTGGAACGCCGACTATTCGATGGTAAGCAGCTCGACCGATGCGACCCGCAAGTGCGATCCCCGCATCATGGAGATCGATACGAGCTCCCCGGTAGGGCAGGAATACAAAGCCATTCTGGAGACAGCCCGTAAAATCTACCTGAATCCGGCGACTCCTATGCCCGGCTTCTTCCTGAACGCTCCGGCCAAGCCGAACGAGCTGGATATGATCGAGCAGAGCGTATCCAAGCTGGGAGATGAATATACGAAGGCGATCGTGACCAAGGACTATACGCCGGAGAAAGCGACCCAAACGGCCAAGGATATGTGGACGAAGGCCGGCGGCGGAAAAATAGATGAATGGTACAACACCTTTTACAGCAAGAACAAAGATAAAATCGTAACCGTTACGGATATTTACGAAAAGAAATAA
- a CDS encoding AraC family transcriptional regulator codes for MPGKWFKRLLLSYLPIFVLVIFSLSILFFVIVNKVSREEAKQANQVFMEQVLVQLDRTLELISQQIMKESNSNNGLKDYYFKPSLDTFGSLVVPSEKLREFVGGLPLIDSIYLYRTADEMVLSTNSLMPLSQFGDQAFARTVLKNGAPPKWLPVRAYREFADQSPVNVVTLVRNVPLLGGEKGFLVVNVGVDKIAKYVMEMSSSKFSYIQLEDQNGAFLLNTSDTRMRSEINSAVSSYTGWVIHSGLHDGGLFYVFSHIHWIWLGVAAGLVILGAVWLIVVTRRNYRPVEMIVDQIRQFAVQRTQLLAASSGQDEFRFIETALSRLIEQSNEYDQQFREDLLYRRQYFFQEAITGSRVITAEDWNGELNGLTPAGDKRRLFVAVIEIDKYQEFQNQYNQRDQSLLKFVVKSVVSEMAEKHDLAVWAEWIGNERLGVLFGTSVEEETSLQVLKKLGEELIGWVEANLHFSVTSGFGSGVEEVGEIPLSYEDAINALKYKTVLGGSGTFLYAEMKTQSVHTIYDNLEVIRKLSSCFKQNNEEWEAIFREVFMNLRNNLSSKEEIVIAANYLCYHLNQSLKEMAQEYRGLWESEIHPQMMAAVENFETLDELEERYAELLSQAFRHLSRMREKRSGHTLIKDIKTYIENHYDDPNLSLQMISDHFQLNTKYVSQLFKDEMGEKFVDYLAHLRIRHAKDLLKETKAPVQDIAMKVGYTHSLSFIRMFKKVMNVTPGDYRKQNTLARGQE; via the coding sequence ATGCCGGGTAAGTGGTTCAAACGGCTGCTTCTTTCCTATTTGCCGATCTTCGTCCTCGTCATCTTCAGTTTGTCGATTCTCTTTTTTGTCATCGTCAACAAAGTGTCGCGCGAAGAGGCGAAGCAGGCCAATCAAGTGTTCATGGAACAGGTGCTCGTCCAGCTGGACCGGACACTGGAGCTGATCAGCCAGCAGATCATGAAGGAATCGAACTCCAATAACGGATTGAAGGACTATTACTTCAAACCGTCGCTTGATACGTTCGGAAGTCTTGTGGTGCCTTCGGAAAAATTGCGGGAGTTCGTCGGGGGCCTTCCTCTCATCGACTCCATTTATTTATACCGGACGGCCGATGAAATGGTGCTGAGCACCAATTCGCTTATGCCGCTCAGCCAGTTCGGCGACCAGGCGTTCGCGAGGACGGTCTTGAAGAACGGGGCGCCGCCTAAATGGCTGCCCGTCCGCGCCTACCGGGAGTTTGCCGACCAGTCCCCGGTCAACGTGGTGACGCTTGTCCGTAATGTACCGCTGCTGGGAGGGGAAAAAGGGTTTCTCGTGGTCAATGTCGGGGTGGACAAGATCGCGAAGTACGTGATGGAAATGTCCAGCTCGAAGTTCAGCTACATCCAGCTTGAGGATCAGAACGGAGCCTTCCTTCTGAATACGTCGGATACGCGCATGCGGTCGGAGATCAATTCCGCCGTTTCCAGTTATACCGGGTGGGTCATTCACAGCGGGCTTCACGACGGGGGCTTGTTCTATGTGTTTTCCCATATTCACTGGATCTGGCTTGGGGTGGCGGCGGGATTGGTTATACTGGGAGCGGTTTGGCTCATTGTCGTGACCCGGCGGAATTACCGTCCGGTGGAAATGATCGTCGACCAGATTCGCCAGTTCGCCGTGCAGAGAACCCAGCTGCTTGCGGCTTCGAGCGGCCAGGACGAGTTCCGCTTTATTGAAACCGCCTTGAGCCGGCTCATCGAGCAGTCCAACGAGTACGACCAGCAGTTCCGTGAGGACCTGCTGTACCGGCGTCAATATTTTTTTCAAGAAGCGATTACGGGCAGCCGGGTGATCACCGCCGAGGATTGGAACGGCGAGCTGAACGGGCTGACACCGGCCGGGGACAAGCGGAGGCTCTTCGTCGCGGTGATTGAGATCGACAAGTACCAGGAATTCCAGAATCAGTATAACCAGCGGGACCAGAGCCTGCTTAAGTTCGTTGTCAAAAGCGTGGTCAGCGAAATGGCGGAGAAGCATGACCTTGCCGTATGGGCGGAATGGATTGGCAATGAAAGGCTCGGCGTGCTGTTTGGAACATCGGTTGAAGAAGAGACAAGCCTGCAGGTTCTGAAGAAGCTCGGGGAAGAGCTGATCGGCTGGGTGGAGGCTAATCTTCATTTTTCCGTGACCTCGGGCTTTGGCTCAGGTGTCGAAGAGGTGGGCGAAATTCCTCTTTCCTATGAGGATGCGATCAACGCCTTGAAATACAAGACGGTGCTCGGAGGATCGGGTACGTTTCTGTATGCCGAGATGAAGACCCAGTCGGTTCATACGATCTACGACAACCTGGAGGTCATCCGCAAGCTTTCCTCCTGCTTCAAGCAGAACAATGAGGAGTGGGAGGCGATCTTCCGGGAAGTGTTCATGAATTTGCGGAACAACTTGAGCTCGAAGGAAGAAATCGTCATTGCGGCGAATTACTTATGCTACCATCTGAACCAATCGCTTAAGGAAATGGCCCAGGAATACAGAGGCCTCTGGGAGAGTGAGATCCACCCCCAGATGATGGCGGCCGTGGAGAATTTTGAAACGCTCGATGAACTGGAAGAACGGTATGCGGAGCTCCTGAGCCAAGCCTTCCGGCACCTGAGCCGGATGCGCGAGAAACGCTCGGGCCATACGCTGATCAAAGACATCAAGACCTATATCGAAAATCATTATGACGACCCCAACTTATCCCTGCAGATGATCAGTGATCATTTTCAATTGAATACCAAGTACGTCAGCCAGTTGTTCAAGGACGAAATGGGGGAGAAATTCGTGGATTATTTGGCTCATCTGCGAATCCGCCATGCCAAGGATCTTCTGAAGGAAACGAAGGCCCCGGTCCAAGATATTGCCATGAAGGTGGGGTATACTCATTCTCTTTCGTTTATCCGTATGTTCAAGAAAGTGATGA